GTACCTCCGTGGGGGTGAGGGGTCATAGAACTTGTACTGGTCCATGATCTTCTCCTCCAacttctccttctgtctcctcagCTCATTCAGCTTgtctctgagagagaggagagagagaaaaacactgtTTCACACAGAGAGGTAGCATCAACAGAAGAGGTGTCGCTGCTGCAAagatggctggtgtgtttacgtcTCAGAATAAACTCTGACTGAACTGTCTCAACCGTCACACTGTCGCACCTGGCACCTTTAAACACCATCAAACCCCAAGGTCGTATTTATTAGGCAGCAAACGgaaagaaaatggactgaaacagtgAGGGACTACATGTACTCGTCCAATAAGGAACTCTCATTTCCATTTCCCGTTGCAAAGCGTTTTCCGTTGCATGCCGCAATGAATACGACCCAAGTTAAAAGAATGTGAATGTTATATTTCCATACTTTCCTACATATTACACATAGCTTAGTATGTCCCATATGTCCAGAAGATAAACTCAAAATGGGGGAGAATTATTCCATATAGGCCAACGTTTAtgctagcagagagagaggattttttttttttttaggtcagtcAACTTTTTTTTTCTAAACTGGCACTACAGATGGCAGACGACATCAATAATCCATGCTCTGTCAAACTCAGAGGCCCAGTGGTTTTGGTGCTCTAAATATGATGGGATGCACTGTGTTTTTGGTGCAACGGTGCTCTATAGCTGAATCAATGCCTTTTGTTTTGTGCTGCTCTGGAATGCCTTGTGTCCTATGTGAAGCCCATTGTTTTAGCATAATGTGAATACATTCCATAAGTCGATCATTATGAGAAGAACTATACTGTGGCTGTAGCTACTATTGTACAAACTCTGCtcttatatactgtagatatactgtacagAGTCTGCTGCTTGTGGTGGAACATCTATTTCACTTGGTTCAGTTAACTTCGAATTCAGTCCATTAACCGCAAGTTGGATTGCAAGGGGTTAAAGCTCTACAACTCGGCCTTCAGCCAGATAGACGGGTCCCTTACATGTGCTGTCTCTGTTCTACGTGGAACAGGTCCTTGCTCTCCATGGTCTGTTCTAGCAGGGTGCGGTTCTGCAGCATCAGGGTCTGGATCTGGTCCAGCAGGTGCCGGTTCTCCTCCTCCAGGTTCCCCTTCAACTGACTCAGCAGCTAGACACAAGAGCACATAGTATATGTCAATGACTTCTTTAATGATAGAATCACTACAACACATCAATCTGGCACTAAAACTGCTTTGAGAGCAAATGCGAATGCGTATATCCTCACATAGCCTCTTCCTATAGTGCTTGGGGAATATAGAATCCAATTACTTTGCCAGCAAtgctgtaacgaccctgggttaaTAAGGCTGGAGAATCGACTTTGCCACACGAGCATTCTTCTGTGGCACAGTCGATGGCGCACTGGGCTTCGGGTCAGAAGGTGGAGGGTTCGAGCCGCATTCCCTgactgtttcattacaatacgaTCAACAAAACCTTCAACTGTACAGAATATTGGATTTTTTTAGTTTTGATTGATTAAAATTGATTCTTTTaggtaaatatatttttaattataACTCAAATTAACCTGGATGGGGAAAGTATTATtagaaactgggtggttcgagccctgaactTTGATTGACTGACAGCTGTGGTACATCAGACCCCATTTCACGGGTATTTTACTGGTCTAATTACgtttgtaaccagtttataatagcaataaggcacctcgggagtttgtggtatatggctaatatatcactgctaagggctgtatcAAGGCACTCCACGTTGTGTCGTGCTTTGAAAGAGCCCTTAGCCGTGGGTATATTGGTAATTTACCACACCCCCTcgagccttattgcttaaatatatccttCATACCTCACACTGGTTGGTAAGCTTGGTGCTGGTGATGTCTAGCTGTTGGTACTGCTCTCTGAGCTTGTTGAAGTCGGACTCGAGCTTGGTCTGCTCCAGCTTGGTGCTGTTCAGCAGGGTCTTCATGTTCTTATGCTCCGCCTGGAGCTCCTCCTGATCCTTCAACAGCTGACGGTACGTCTGGTTCAGCCTGGGGGCACATAGAAATATACATAGAAGAAACACTCTGACAAAGTAAGGCGAAAACATATTGATAAGAACGACAGTTAGACAAGCAAAGTTCTCTGAATTCTAGGTAAAAGCTATCGGCCTGTAACTATCTTTATTGTGAGCTTATGTGTGTGGTGAGCTATGCTGTGTGTAGAGGGAGTCTTTGTCATCTTTaggagatgctgtgtgtgtgtgtgtgtgtatgttatgctATGTGCGCCCCTCACCAGTCCTTCTCATCCCGGAGCTGTCGACACTCTGAGGCGGTGGTCCTGTGCTGCTCCTTCTCCACAGACATCTTGTCCtgctcctctctcagagccttctcCAGACCCGCTAGTTTGGCCTTCTGCTGCAGCAGGGTTTTGTACCTACAGCAACACACCATCGTGGTTACTTAGAGAGCTTTCCTATCGATTGCTGTTTTCGTTGTTGTTGCATGGATGGGAAATGAGTGTCACAGCCATTGATGAGTGTCTTTGATAAAATATGAACGGGTAGAACCTATATACTCTAGTTCTAAAATCCACATGATTTTTCAAGATCCATTTGACTTGGTGGCACAACAGATATCCTCATTGTTGCACGAGAACATTACATagctacacacaaaaaaaaaagtacttttATGTTGAGAGGTGGAATTTAAGCAACCATTACTCAAGCATTCAAATTGTATATCATGAACCATGCCAGAATCAGAATGGCCTCTGGTCCCCTTCCTCTACCTGTCCTCCAGCGTTCTATGCTCCAGCTCCAGAGTGCGGTGGGCGTTCTTCAGACAACCGTGTTTCCCCATCAGGGCCTCGTAGTCCATGGCTTGTCTCTCGTGCAGCGCCGCCAGCCTCTCGTGGTCCCTCAGGAGCTGGTCGTGCACGCCGCGCAGCTCCTCGCGCTCACGCATGGCCACCTCCTTATCACCCTCGGTGCTGGATTGTTGGCATTGGAGCTGAGCGTTCTGGGCCAGGAGTGATGCACTCTGGGAGTTCAGAGTGGACTTCTCCACCTGTGGATGGATAGGCGTGGAGATGATTATTATGCATGAAAAGGTTGTAATTCAAAGGTATGAGTTTATACTGTATAAGATGAAATACTACTCATACCATGTATGAAAGGACTCTATAGGAAGTGGTTCACATTTAACAAATCAACTAAAGTTGCATTCAAACTGCTTCATGTAACACCAGCCTTACAGTATCAGGTTCTACTAGAATGACATTATAGGAGGCAACTTGAGTGGGGTCTGTCCTAGGTATAAAAACAAGATGAATCCAATTCAGAATGGATATCTGCACACAGATTtaacttcaaaataaaagtactaatttcaaaataaaagttcatATTTTGGAAGCATTAAATCAGTGTGtgggtatttctgtattttgagtATCTTATCAGTATACTAGGAGTATATTAGTATATCAGGAATGTCGCTCCTCTAACCTGCAGGTTAGCGTTGTGTGTCTGGAGAGCCGTGTTGTTCTCCTGCAGGGAGGCGGTCTGTCTCTGCAGGGCCAGGATCTGAGCCTGCAGGCCGTCTGACTGGGTCTCCAGCTGTCTGAGCTGGACCTGCAGTGCCTGACGCTCTGCCTGCAGTGTGGCATTCTGCAGtaggggaggaaaagagggacaAGTCaataaaacatagaaaaaatGTGAAGCTGGTGTTGATCCATAGTAACAGTATGGTTGAGATGGATAACATTTGTATTAACGTggcaatgtaatgtaatgaaataatgaagcgtctgctaaatgactaaaatgtaaagtaGGTTTGATTTCTATCATCCCATAGTCATTATTGGGAGGCCTTTAAACAAAGTCAGATGCATTTCAGAAAATATAAAAATTGAAATAAGAGCATCAAATTTAGTGCTTAGTCACAACATGATGACATAAAGTTCTCCACTCACGTTCCTCTCCACCTCGATGAGGCGGTCCTTGACCCTCAGCAGCTCCCTGGTGGCCTCCTGGCTCTCCCACTGCCATTCGCTTACCGccctgtcactctccctctgaGGGGTGGGGCTACGGGCCGcatgctcctcctcctccctctgcagtAGGGCTTCGTAGTTCAGACGTACCTGTAGGGGGTCAAGATCGAGGCCATTTTTCAACTTCGGACTTCAATATGCTTTGACAAAGAATTCCAATGTAAAAGTGAATGAATGTAGACAAGGTATAGTTTCCCTTTGAAACAGAGGAACTTTAGGCCAGACTCACAGTCTTGAGCTCTTGACGTAGCTGCTGGTTGAGGGTGGAGGACTCCTGCAGACGAGCCTCAACGGCAGCCATCTTGTCTTCTTTGATCTGCAGGGACCTCTTCAGAGACGACTCCAGCTCAGACTCCAACATCTTGAACCTACTGGGGAGagggaaataaaataaatgggGATTTAGAACAACACGTGGGGGAGGGAAAAGTAGACATATTTTTCTGTGTTTTGTCACTGATTATAATTGATTTCCTTGAGAAATAACTCACCAATCTATTGTTGTGTGTATAAAACAGCCATTCACAAACTTGATTGAAGATTTGTGTAACTATCACCCAACCTGGTTTGTGGGGGGTAGACTAAATCAGTTGCATGAACCTCGCTGTGTCCAGTGTTTTACCTGTTGTCTGGAGTTTCCTCGTCACTCTGTGGTGACGTGTCCTGGTTGAGGACTCTCATCTCCAGCTCGTGGGCCAGCCTCTCCAGCTCATTCTCCCTCTGCTGGGTCTTCAGCTTGTCACTCACCAACTCCTACAGAGCAACGACGGTCAGACATATCCGCTTTTTGTATCATCACACATTTCAGTTCAGTGACTCCTCTTGCTGCCATGTAAAGCTCTTGTGACCAATTACTTATTTATCAATTACCTCTTTATCAGAGAGCTGTTAAATCAAACAcaattgatatatatatacatgacATGTGATCTAAATCTCCACGACTTCAAGCTCGCTTAACTTGATCTTTCCATAAGGAAACGTACAAATCTGTCAAGTCAGGCACACTGAAATACATGAGTATCACACATAAGAAGCTAATGCTGATCTGAGTGGCTTCACCTCTCTCAGGGTGACCAGGGCCCTCTGGTTGATCGCTCCCTGCTTGGCCAGCTCTCTGTTATCCCTCTCCAGCCCCTtgaccctctcctccacctccttcagCCTCTCCACCTCCTTCCCCATCCCCCTGTTATCATTTCATAGAAATATAAACCATTTATCAGGTGCTTTAATCCAAAGCAATTTACAGTACAGTCAGGGCACACATTtttgtatattgtattgtatatgAGATACATTTGTATACGAGTGCATACttttttatacagttgaagtcggaagtttacatacacttggttggagtcattaaaacttgtttttcaaccactccaccaatttcttgttaacaaactcttgttttggcaagtcggtaaggacatttactttgagcatgacaaaagtaatttttccaaaaatggtttacaaacagattatttcactgtatcacaattccagtgggtcagaggtttacatacactaagttgactgtgcctttaaacagcttggaaaattccagaaaatgatgtcatggctttagaagctatttgtcatcatttgagtcaattggaggtgtacctgtggatgtatttcaaggcctaccttcaaactcagtgcctctttgcttgacatcatgggaaaatcaaaagaaatcagccaagacctcagaaaaaaaattgtagatctgcacaaatctggttcatccttgggagcaatttccaaacgcctgaaggtaccacgttcatctgtacaaacaatagtacgcaagtataaacaccatggaaccacgcagccgtcataccgctcaggaaggagatgcattctgtctcctagagatgaatgtactttggtgcgaaaagtgcaaatgaatcccagaacaacagcaaagaaccttgtgaagatgccggaggaaacaggtacaaaagtatatatatccacagtaaaacaagtctgaAATCGACGTAACCTCAAAGGCCactgagcaaggaagaagccactgctctaaaaccgccataaaaaagccagactacggtttgcaactgcacatgtggacaaagatcatactttttggagaaatgtcctctggtctgatgaaacaaaaatggaactgtttggctataatgaccatcgttacgtttggaggaaaaagcgggaggcttgcaagccgaagaacaccatctcaaccgtgaagcatgggggtggcagcatcaacttgttgtgggggtgctttgttgcaggagggactggtgcacttcacaaaatagatggaatcatgaggatggaaaattgtgtggatatattgaagacatcagtcaggaagttatagctttgttgcaaatgggtcttccaaatggacaatgaacccaagcatacttccaaagttgtggcaaaatggcttagtacaacaaagtcaaggtattggagtggccatcacaaagccctgacctcaatcctatagaaaatttgtgtgtgcgagcaaggaggcctacaaacctgaccttgttataccagctctgtcaggaggaatgggccaaaattcacccaacttattgtgggaagcttgtggaaggctacccgaaaagtttgacccaagttaaaccacttaaaggcaatgctaccaaatactaattgagtgtatgcaaacttctgacccactgggaatgtgatgaaataaataaaagctgaaataaataattctttcaactattattctgacatttaacattcttaaaataaagtggtgatcctaactgacctaagacagggaatttttactctgattaaatgtcaggaattgtgaaaaactgagtttaaaagtatttggtgtatgtaaacttccgacttcaactgtacatgtgatcctagcgggaatcaaacccacaaccctgacgTTGCTAGCACCCCGATCATACCATGGTGACCATTAGCatcatacctgttctctctctccagattaGCCACCCTCAGGTTGCTCCCATCCAGGGTAGAGTCCTGGATCTCTGCCTGTTGCCTCAGCCTGCGGTTCTCCTTCTCCagcctcctcttgtctctctccaggcAAGAAGCCTCCTGCTCCAGGGTCTGCTTCTCCTGACCTAGCTGCTCCATGCGCCGCGAGGAGATCCTCAGCTCCTCCAGCCCAGCCTGCAGGATCTGGTTCTCAGCCTCCAGCTCGTGGACCTCGGCCTCCAGCCGATGGAGCTTCCGGCCTGGAGGGGAGTGGATGTATGGATGGAagggtgtgggggtggggtggatgGATAGGTGGTTGGATGGATGGGCATGTGCGTGGGTAGgtggatgaaaaaaaaaaagtctgaatTAATATAGGCTACTTCATTAATCACCAATCATCAATTATTAGGTTTGCCGGCATACAGAGCAAAACAATCAACAAGCATATGGATCCCTGAACAAATAAAGTGCATCACATTGCCCATTCAATGCCCCTGTATCTAACGCAACAGAGCCAAACGCTACAAAGAGACAGCAGTACCACAACATTCTCCCAGAAGACCAACCTGTGTTGTCCAGGGCAGCCTGAAGCCGCTGGTTCTCTGTGTCCAGGGCTCTACACTTCGCTTCCAGACGCTCTGTGTGCTTCATGGATGAAGAGAAAGCCCTTGTCTGCAGCTCCGTGCTACTGTTCTCCCGACGTGGACTCTTGTTCTTAGAGCAGGGTGAGGTATCACGAGTCAGAGACACTGAAGCGCCTGGTTGAAGGAGATTGCGGGTGTTGTCTTTAGCTTCTGCTTCCAGGTCAGCCATGGGGTCACTCAGATCGCAAGACTCTCTGTCTTCGAGTTGGCCTTTCTCTTGCTTCTGAAGGTCCATCTTCTCCTTGAgggtctcgctctctcgctccagtCGGTCAATCTCTCCTTCTAGGTCAACCGACACTCCGTTGCACTTTGGGTCCCTGTGATGTGATGTGTCTATGTCAATGTCACAATCCTCTTTGATGACCAATTCAGACTGCTCCCAGGAGGTGTTGTCTAAACTGCCAAGGTACTCTCTAACCACCTCAGCCTAATAAACAAGGAAACACGACCaacattttcacatggaaatagcACCGTTCACTGCTATAGTTCAATAGAGTCGCCGGAATCCGAATGTGTGGGTTGATGGTTGTATGTGTGCTCCCTGAGCAGCTGTGTGTGGCTATTGTGTTCATGTTTGTGTCGTGGTCCCTGGCTAGTTACCGTGTTCGTGGGTCGCTGGCCGTCCCTCCGCATGTGCTCATGGTTATGGTTGTGCTGCGGTCCCAGGCTGAGGTCAGCAGCTCTCAGTTCCTCTATGGTCCTGAGCAGgctttggttctctctctccagccgcaGCAGACGACTCCTGGTCCCCTCAACCACCTCCTCACCCAGAGACTTCTGACCTGAACACAACCATCAGACCGAAAGGATGACAGGAATACGAACTAGCTGTTACATAACCTCCACTATGAACAGACACGTGAgataatgactgactgactgaatgatcTTATTGAAGTTATCCTTTTTGTGCCATATAGAATAGCCCATAACGTTAGAATGATATTTCACGTGTCAATTCTCTTCCCATAAGTTACAACAGCTCCCACAGGGCAGAGGAAGTGGGTAGAAAGAGTCTGTCAGCCTTTACCCTGTGAGTTGTCGGGGCTCCTGGACAGCTGCTCCAGCTCCCATCCCAGGTGCTGTGACTCCTCCATGCTCCTCCTCTGGGCCAGCTCCAGGGCCAGGTTCTCCTCCTGCAGCTCCTCCATGCGCCTCCTGTCCACCTCCTTCTCCTGGgaagggtcgagagagagagagaggacgaggggGGAGATGACGTTGTTATTCTAAAGATATTCAACTTCCTATTTCTCGATCTGATCTTCGTTGAACGTATGACCTTTTGACCACGGCACACACATGTCCCCAACATAATCCAAGCATGTATGATCCTCTTTGTCCATCAACCTGTTCCATCGCATGTATCTTCCAATACACATCCTCCCCTGCACTAAGACCAGTCCCTTCCCCATCCTTCCCTTAACCTTTAACCTGTTTCCCCACAATGTTGATATTGACCACCGTTTACATACATGTAATCCACTGCATAATAGTCCATGTTTTCTACCTGTTCCAGGACGTGGACCCTGGCGTTGAGCAGCAGACTGTGTTTCTCTAGCTGGTGTAGTTTATCAGAGCgggccctccacccctccagctgCTGCTGCAGTACAGCCTTGGTctccaacaacacagagttatccTCCTTCAGCTCCTACAAGATGAGACACAAATCAAGGCTGTTACAAACAAAGAAACCCCTGTCGGGTACATGATAACAGCAGATTTATGTCAATTGTTAAATGATGAAATACGTGAAGTATTGTTTGAGATCTAGCTAAGTTTTTTGCAAAGTGCGATAACAGTCATTTGTAAAACCTTAACAATTTATTTGAAATATTAGTAGCTGTGGTGTTTTGCATTCTGAAACGTTCGGATATAAATTTAACTGAGGACAAAATTCACATTTGAAGGTAAAACCGCATTTTGTTTTCAATGTGGCTGTTGATCATGCTATAGTCAGAGTATTGAATGTGTTTCTCCGTACGCTACCGTACCTCCACTTTGGCCTTGTAGAACTCCATGTTGTGCAGCTTCTCGCGGTATCGTCCCACCTCGCTCTCCAGCTTGTCAGCCCTGATGGCCCTCTCTCTCAGGGCATCCAGCTCGTCACGGTACGTACGGGCTGACCGGGCCTCCGCTAGCAACACAGAGTTCTGATACGGACACCGACACGGGAAAGAGTTTTGCATCCATGGGACACCGTCGTGAGGTAAATAAACGGCAAATGTTCTCTCAAGTGGGGAGAGGAAAATGCTGGGAAGTAGCTCCTGTCTTAAAATACATCTACAGTTTAAACAAAactatctacactgtatttatctTTGGAAGATTAAAGTCATTGAATTTCATTGAATTTCTGAGAGGTTTCCCTGACCATGTAACCCAGTTGATGTAGAAACATGTTTTAGGCATGAAAATAAATAGGAAATCTCTCATTCTCCTTTCAGGAAAACAGATTGAGGAACTCAGGAGATCAAGCTGCAGCTTTCGTACTGTTGTCGAAAACGGTGTTGAGGTGTAGCCACTGTCACTAGCTAAGCACTAAGGCTTGATCTACACTAAAGCATAGTGTACATTCATCTGAATAATCTCTGATAGAAGTAAGGATACTGTGTGTCATGTTACTGAGGGTTAGTGAGGaggtccatgtgtgtgtgtgtgtgcgtgtgtgtgtgtgtgtgtgtgtgtgcgtgcgtcactTCTCTCTACCTCCTGTTGAATCCTCTTGAACTCAGCCTCCATGTTCTCCAGCTCCTGTCTACAGTCCAGTACCtgctcactcttctcctctctgagtgggagggagggagggagggagggaaagagatggagagggatggtgTAAGTATGCATAGCTTTTCTTAATGATGCCGCACAAACGCATGCACGCCACACGCACAGTCCCGACTTCTACCCCCCATCCACTcagacagatacagtaggtcAAGTCATACAGCCATTATATACAGCTCTTGGAGAAGACATTTAACATGTTCAATTTAATATTAtataagagaaccctttgaagaaccccttttggttccctgtagaacccttttgggaccctttttttttttaaagagtgc
This Oncorhynchus tshawytscha isolate Ot180627B linkage group LG32, Otsh_v2.0, whole genome shotgun sequence DNA region includes the following protein-coding sequences:
- the LOC112230245 gene encoding girdin isoform X3, which encodes MESEVFLPHLEQFMLSPLVIWVKTFGQNDGNMTLDYSELLDGVVLNKIMFQINPKATLPSVNKVNDDPSQRILNLTALIRQIKTYYLETLRQLIMMPLPSVLLLGRTPHCEQSLEEMKKLLLLLLGCAVQCEKKEEYVERIQTLDFDTKAAIAAHIQEVTHSQDSVLDLHWLEASELCAEDLETLFRRLVDQRDTQLETILELMQERESTPSPSPPSTQSPSDCPSMQQLAASHQHLSVELADSKAKVRRLRQELEEKSEQVLDCRQELENMEAEFKRIQQENSVLLAEARSARTYRDELDALRERAIRADKLESEVGRYREKLHNMEFYKAKVEELKEDNSVLLETKAVLQQQLEGWRARSDKLHQLEKHSLLLNARVHVLEQEKEVDRRRMEELQEENLALELAQRRSMEESQHLGWELEQLSRSPDNSQGQKSLGEEVVEGTRSRLLRLERENQSLLRTIEELRAADLSLGPQHNHNHEHMRRDGQRPTNTAEVVREYLGSLDNTSWEQSELVIKEDCDIDIDTSHHRDPKCNGVSVDLEGEIDRLERESETLKEKMDLQKQEKGQLEDRESCDLSDPMADLEAEAKDNTRNLLQPGASVSLTRDTSPCSKNKSPRRENSSTELQTRAFSSSMKHTERLEAKCRALDTENQRLQAALDNTGRKLHRLEAEVHELEAENQILQAGLEELRISSRRMEQLGQEKQTLEQEASCLERDKRRLEKENRRLRQQAEIQDSTLDGSNLRVANLERENRGMGKEVERLKEVEERVKGLERDNRELAKQGAINQRALVTLREELVSDKLKTQQRENELERLAHELEMRVLNQDTSPQSDEETPDNSRFKMLESELESSLKRSLQIKEDKMAAVEARLQESSTLNQQLRQELKTVRLNYEALLQREEEEHAARSPTPQRESDRAVSEWQWESQEATRELLRVKDRLIEVERNNATLQAERQALQVQLRQLETQSDGLQAQILALQRQTASLQENNTALQTHNANLQVEKSTLNSQSASLLAQNAQLQCQQSSTEGDKEVAMREREELRGVHDQLLRDHERLAALHERQAMDYEALMGKHGCLKNAHRTLELEHRTLEDRYKTLLQQKAKLAGLEKALREEQDKMSVEKEQHRTTASECRQLRDEKDWLNQTYRQLLKDQEELQAEHKNMKTLLNSTKLEQTKLESDFNKLREQYQQLDITSTKLTNQCELLSQLKGNLEEENRHLLDQIQTLMLQNRTLLEQTMESKDLFHVEQRQHIDKLNELRRQKEKLEEKIMDQYKFYDPSPPRRRGNWIALKMRKLMKPRSRERCGPASSSDHHRSLTPTRSGSFEALPPTSPSASCCQDNGSFVGSDGSGGSTTSPRRSSNKDCNDSAVAADFDDGDELQNRGLNGVPSRAQSQSSGEFSLSLDNEPWSNGSSPVQPPPSSRRSSSSCLPPSDTSTPRHTRQNPSPTTHTQQRSTSLTHTSSNKHRERVGVKNSSPIAIANTQGSVPCRGREVGSTQDPWPRRSVLRRCASGSRAPQRPSDGNVPKTAVLRRSGLGLNKAPETTTTRASAMSPTTVLYVQGESSSVSGCLNCFSTPLGKEVRLRGPWSPASLPRASSVISTAEGSSRRSSVNSDSRVMAKVDPLPIMESDGSPNQETDTVNQNQNKQNNLEEPDTDNQPPPPSKPPRDPAVATDRPKSTCQESLFGGTPFNLDSVFSDTIFSESVVTTTTSNNSNNNDKNQTFLCLNPDLERNISFPPLGQGSTNGTALGHMDNVQSQNGGHEDCESNTVEITPC
- the LOC112230245 gene encoding girdin isoform X4, with the translated sequence MNVLCYPYVGLVGQRDTQLETILELMQERESTPSPSPPSTQSPSDCPSMQQLAASHQHLSVELADSKAKVRRLRQELEEKSEQVLDCRQELENMEAEFKRIQQENSVLLAEARSARTYRDELDALRERAIRADKLESEVGRYREKLHNMEFYKAKVEELKEDNSVLLETKAVLQQQLEGWRARSDKLHQLEKHSLLLNARVHVLEQEKEVDRRRMEELQEENLALELAQRRSMEESQHLGWELEQLSRSPDNSQGQKSLGEEVVEGTRSRLLRLERENQSLLRTIEELRAADLSLGPQHNHNHEHMRRDGQRPTNTAEVVREYLGSLDNTSWEQSELVIKEDCDIDIDTSHHRDPKCNGVSVDLEGEIDRLERESETLKEKMDLQKQEKGQLEDRESCDLSDPMADLEAEAKDNTRNLLQPGASVSLTRDTSPCSKNKSPRRENSSTELQTRAFSSSMKHTERLEAKCRALDTENQRLQAALDNTGRKLHRLEAEVHELEAENQILQAGLEELRISSRRMEQLGQEKQTLEQEASCLERDKRRLEKENRRLRQQAEIQDSTLDGSNLRVANLERENRGMGKEVERLKEVEERVKGLERDNRELAKQGAINQRALVTLREELVSDKLKTQQRENELERLAHELEMRVLNQDTSPQSDEETPDNSRFKMLESELESSLKRSLQIKEDKMAAVEARLQESSTLNQQLRQELKTVRLNYEALLQREEEEHAARSPTPQRESDRAVSEWQWESQEATRELLRVKDRLIEVERNNATLQAERQALQVQLRQLETQSDGLQAQILALQRQTASLQENNTALQTHNANLQVEKSTLNSQSASLLAQNAQLQCQQSSTEGDKEVAMREREELRGVHDQLLRDHERLAALHERQAMDYEALMGKHGCLKNAHRTLELEHRTLEDRYKTLLQQKAKLAGLEKALREEQDKMSVEKEQHRTTASECRQLRDEKDWLNQTYRQLLKDQEELQAEHKNMKTLLNSTKLEQTKLESDFNKLREQYQQLDITSTKLTNQCELLSQLKGNLEEENRHLLDQIQTLMLQNRTLLEQTMESKDLFHVEQRQHIDKLNELRRQKEKLEEKIMDQYKFYDPSPPRRRGNWIALKMRKLMKPRSRERCGPASSSDHHRSLTPTRSGSFEALPPTSPSASCCQDNGSFVGSDGSGGSTTSPRRSSTPALNDLDKLNDLVYPSTLSQDPEQLEGSGVTNDRSRKESMTSSMSDSILSIINHQHQPTTTPLFYPTTTAAAAVTDGNERCLTDKDCNDSAVAADFDDGDELQNRGLNGVPSRAQSQSSGEFSLSLDNEPWSNGSSPVQPPPSSRRSSSSCLPPSDTSTPRHTRQNPSPTTHTQQRSTSLTHTSSNKHRERVGVKNSSPIAIANTQGSVPCRGREVGSTQDPWPRRSVLRRCASGSRAPQRPSDGNVPKTAVLRRSGLGLNKAPETTTTRASAMSPTTVLYVQGESSSVSGCLNCFSTPLGKEVRLRGPWSPASLPRASSVISTAEGSSRRSSVNSDSRVMAKVDPLPIMESDGSPNQETDTVNQNQNKQNNLEEPDTDNQPPPPSKPPRDPAVATDRPKSTCQESLFGGTPFNLDSVFSDTIFSESVVTTTTSNNSNNNDKNQTFLCLNPDLERNISFPPLGQGSTNGTALGHMDNVQSQNGGHEDCESNTVEITPC